The following are from one region of the Paenibacillus sp. JZ16 genome:
- a CDS encoding anti-sigma-F factor Fin family protein — MAITYVCRHCRAFQGRIDSNHVSEARLGFDSLTPEERKDIIAYDFNGEVMVRVTCDHCREALEAHPELSLLANPLQ, encoded by the coding sequence ATGGCGATAACCTATGTTTGCAGACACTGTCGGGCTTTTCAGGGCCGCATCGATTCCAATCACGTATCCGAAGCCCGTCTCGGATTTGATTCCTTGACCCCTGAGGAACGCAAGGATATAATAGCCTATGATTTTAACGGAGAAGTGATGGTCCGGGTAACCTGCGATCATTGCAGAGAAGCCCTCGAAGCCCATCCGGAACTTAGCCTTTTGGCAAATCCCCTGCAATGA
- the mfd gene encoding transcription-repair coupling factor, which produces MLQALIDVFSKDSDFKSITAGVQAGMREQLISGLSGSSRQILMAALHQDQQRPLLVVTHNMFSAQKIADDLQEALSPDQVLLYPANELVAAESAVSSPETLAQRIDVLVRCARGFRGIVVAPFSGVRRLLPAPEVMSDARIVLHDGGTLVLESFLNQMIEMGYERVERVESRGEMSVRGGIIDFYPMTTTMAYRVELFDEDIDSIRTFDPADQRSIDKVREVTITPCKEIIADSERLSRTADTVARLLETQLERMSDRQAKLRLRDEIHREVEMLRERMYFPEIYKYISLLYPEKTNLYDYLPKDTILIMDEPARLLETAKQLERDEAEWNLHLMQNGKSLPDLPLSLDTEELIYQHPYQSLLISIFLRQVPRMQPQNIVNMITRGMQDFHGQMNVLKAEMERWKKSGVQVMMLAGDAERMDRMRRVLLDYGIEEPVMYEGHLQNGFEMPSVHAAIITESEMFSSKQRKTRKTTKNMDNAERIKSYTELKVGDYVVHQNHGIGKYMGIGTLEINGIHKDYMHILYAGGDKLSVPIEQIDLIQKYVGSEDKEPKVYKLGGNEWTRVKNKVRSSVQDIADDLIKLYAERQSAPGYGFEKDTSEQQEFEDMFPYDETPDQLRAITEIKKDMEQNRPMDRLLCGDVGYGKTEVAVRAAFKAAIEGKQVAVLVPTTILAQQHYETFRERFANYPINIQVLSRFRSRKEQNETIKKVKQGSVDILIGTHRLLSQDIVFKDLGLLIVDEEQRFGVTHKEKLKKLKTNVDVLTLTATPIPRTLHMSMLGVRDLSVIETPPENRFPVQTYVVEHSQTLVREAIERELARGGQVYYLYNRVQGIQEMAAQISMLVPEARVGVGHGQMSETELEKTILDFLDGEYDVLVSTSIIETGVDIPNVNTLIVHDADKMGLSQLYQLRGRVGRSNRIAYAYFTYQRDKVLTEVAEKRLQSIKEFTELGSGFKIAMRDLSIRGAGNLLGAEQHGFIASVGFDLYSQMLAEEIQKRKVSMLGEPPLPSKDWNTSIDLGIDAYLPSDYIYDSIQKIEIYKKVAVVSSIDESAELEDELLDRFGELPLAVSNLLAVSRLKVYGRTYGIDSIIQRGDDVLLQFYEGQDKAIDTTGLAQIGNMFERRVQFEQGPTMAIRIKGKGLSDQQLLELLEQFLEAAKGPFNLKGELQNAVKK; this is translated from the coding sequence TTGTTACAAGCACTTATTGATGTATTTTCGAAGGATTCGGACTTCAAATCCATAACCGCTGGCGTTCAAGCCGGCATGAGGGAGCAATTGATCTCCGGTCTTTCCGGGTCGTCCAGACAGATCTTAATGGCTGCATTGCACCAGGACCAGCAGCGCCCGCTGCTCGTGGTCACTCATAATATGTTTTCAGCCCAGAAAATTGCGGATGATTTACAGGAAGCGCTCTCACCGGATCAAGTGTTATTATACCCGGCGAATGAGCTGGTAGCAGCCGAGTCGGCCGTTTCAAGCCCCGAGACTCTGGCGCAGCGGATTGATGTTCTCGTCCGTTGTGCAAGAGGCTTCCGGGGTATTGTCGTTGCGCCATTTTCCGGCGTGCGTCGCCTGCTTCCCGCTCCCGAAGTGATGTCCGATGCCCGAATCGTGCTCCATGACGGCGGTACACTCGTGCTGGAATCCTTTCTGAACCAGATGATCGAGATGGGATATGAACGGGTGGAGCGCGTCGAGAGCCGCGGCGAGATGAGTGTCCGCGGCGGTATCATCGATTTTTATCCGATGACAACGACCATGGCGTACCGCGTAGAACTGTTTGATGAGGATATCGACTCGATTCGTACCTTCGACCCGGCGGATCAGCGCTCGATTGATAAGGTCCGGGAAGTCACCATTACACCATGCAAGGAAATTATTGCCGATTCGGAGCGGCTTAGTCGCACAGCTGATACGGTGGCCCGTCTGCTGGAGACGCAGCTCGAACGCATGAGTGATCGTCAGGCCAAGCTCCGTTTGCGGGACGAAATACACCGGGAAGTTGAGATGCTGCGCGAGCGGATGTATTTCCCTGAAATCTATAAATATATCTCCCTGTTGTATCCGGAGAAGACCAATTTATATGATTACTTGCCGAAGGATACGATTCTGATTATGGATGAGCCTGCTCGCCTGTTAGAAACAGCCAAGCAGCTGGAGCGGGATGAAGCGGAATGGAATTTGCATCTGATGCAAAATGGCAAATCGCTGCCGGATCTGCCGCTGTCGCTGGATACGGAAGAACTGATCTACCAGCATCCCTACCAGAGCCTGTTGATCTCCATCTTCCTGCGTCAGGTGCCAAGAATGCAGCCGCAAAATATCGTCAATATGATTACGCGCGGCATGCAGGATTTCCATGGACAGATGAACGTGCTCAAGGCCGAGATGGAACGCTGGAAGAAGTCGGGCGTTCAGGTCATGATGCTGGCAGGCGATGCAGAGCGGATGGACCGTATGCGGCGGGTGTTGCTGGACTATGGCATCGAAGAACCGGTGATGTATGAAGGGCATTTGCAAAATGGCTTCGAGATGCCTTCGGTCCATGCTGCTATTATTACAGAGAGTGAGATGTTCTCCTCGAAGCAGCGTAAAACACGCAAAACCACGAAGAATATGGACAACGCCGAGCGCATCAAGAGTTATACGGAGCTCAAAGTCGGCGACTATGTGGTGCATCAAAACCACGGTATTGGGAAATATATGGGGATCGGGACGCTCGAAATCAACGGAATCCATAAGGACTACATGCATATTTTGTATGCCGGGGGCGATAAGCTGTCCGTTCCGATTGAGCAGATCGATCTCATTCAGAAATATGTCGGTTCCGAAGATAAGGAGCCGAAGGTTTACAAGCTGGGTGGAAATGAATGGACACGGGTTAAGAACAAGGTTCGTTCTTCCGTTCAGGATATCGCCGACGATCTGATCAAGCTGTATGCCGAGCGTCAGTCTGCGCCTGGATACGGTTTTGAGAAGGATACGTCGGAGCAGCAGGAATTCGAGGACATGTTCCCATATGATGAAACACCCGATCAGCTTCGGGCCATTACCGAAATCAAAAAAGACATGGAACAAAACCGACCGATGGACCGGCTCCTGTGCGGTGATGTCGGTTACGGGAAAACGGAAGTGGCGGTTCGAGCTGCCTTTAAAGCGGCGATCGAAGGGAAGCAGGTTGCGGTGCTGGTACCGACAACGATTTTGGCCCAGCAGCATTACGAGACGTTCCGGGAGCGCTTCGCCAATTATCCGATCAACATTCAGGTGCTGAGCCGTTTCCGGAGCCGTAAGGAGCAGAATGAGACGATCAAGAAAGTAAAGCAGGGCTCCGTCGATATTCTGATCGGAACGCATCGACTGCTGTCGCAGGATATTGTGTTCAAGGATCTGGGACTGCTGATCGTGGATGAAGAGCAGCGATTTGGCGTTACGCATAAGGAGAAATTGAAGAAGCTGAAGACCAATGTCGACGTGCTGACGCTGACGGCAACGCCGATTCCGCGCACGCTGCATATGTCGATGCTCGGTGTTCGGGATTTGTCCGTGATCGAGACACCGCCGGAGAATCGTTTTCCAGTGCAGACTTATGTCGTAGAGCATAGCCAGACCCTGGTGCGGGAAGCGATCGAGCGGGAGCTGGCCCGGGGCGGTCAAGTTTACTATCTTTACAACCGGGTTCAGGGCATTCAGGAGATGGCAGCCCAGATATCCATGCTGGTACCGGAGGCCCGAGTGGGTGTGGGACACGGCCAAATGTCGGAAACGGAACTGGAGAAGACCATTCTCGACTTCCTCGACGGCGAATACGACGTATTGGTGAGCACAAGCATTATTGAGACGGGCGTGGATATCCCGAATGTCAATACGCTTATCGTGCATGATGCGGACAAAATGGGCCTCTCCCAGCTGTATCAGCTGCGCGGACGCGTCGGACGTTCCAACCGAATCGCATATGCTTATTTCACGTACCAACGGGATAAGGTGTTGACCGAAGTGGCCGAGAAGCGGCTGCAGTCCATTAAAGAATTTACGGAGCTTGGCTCCGGATTCAAGATTGCGATGCGGGACCTGTCGATTCGCGGTGCGGGCAACCTGCTCGGAGCGGAGCAGCATGGTTTTATTGCTTCCGTCGGGTTCGATTTGTATTCACAAATGCTGGCGGAGGAGATTCAAAAGCGCAAAGTCAGCATGTTGGGTGAGCCGCCATTGCCATCGAAGGACTGGAACACCTCCATCGATCTGGGGATTGATGCTTACTTGCCGTCTGATTACATTTATGACAGCATCCAGAAGATCGAAATTTATAAAAAAGTGGCTGTCGTTTCGTCTATCGACGAATCGGCTGAGCTTGAGGACGAGCTGCTTGACCGCTTTGGCGAGCTGCCGCTTGCGGTAAGTAACCTGCTTGCCGTATCCCGCTTGAAGGTATATGGTCGTACGTACGGGATCGACTCCATCATCCAGCGCGGCGATGATGTGCTGCTGCAGTTTTATGAAGGGCAGGACAAAGCGATTGATACAACAGGGCTTGCGCAAATTGGAAATATGTTCGAAAGACGTGTACAATTTGAACAAGGGCCGACTATGGCCATTCGAATCAAAGGCAAGGGACTTTCCGATCAACAACTGCTAGAATTGCTGGAGCAATTCCTGGAGGCCGCAAAAGGGCCATTCAACCTGAAGGGAGAACTACAAAATGCCGTCAAGAAATAA
- a CDS encoding peptidylprolyl isomerase, which yields MPSRNNKAWKTFIVSITAVLSMSMIAACGNDKTKGTEDDNSKVIVKYKGGEITEKEFDLEQRMIQFMSPEYAQFLQMDEFKEYLAKQGVAYEYLYAKADDKAKEAAGKQADDLLKQQKSGMGEEQFKAALESQKLTEDDLKNYMLRVMTVMEHEKNQVKEEDIKKEFDANKKDYTNISVRHVLIGFKDTEGKERPEGEALKIAKEVQSKLNKGEDFAALAKEYSQDPGSKDSGGLYENKPAGSWVPQFKEKALTLELNKISDPVETDYGYHVMKVEKREEVSYDKLPADQKEGIRNELASAKIDNFMQNELNDLIESMNLPKSENADKPAEGTGDQKTDGTTDKPAEGDQTPDAGKDDTGK from the coding sequence ATGCCGTCAAGAAATAACAAGGCATGGAAGACGTTTATTGTATCCATCACAGCAGTACTATCCATGTCGATGATCGCTGCGTGCGGAAACGACAAGACTAAGGGAACCGAAGATGATAATAGCAAAGTTATCGTCAAATATAAGGGTGGAGAAATTACCGAGAAGGAATTTGATCTGGAACAGCGCATGATTCAGTTCATGTCCCCGGAATACGCCCAATTTTTACAAATGGATGAATTTAAGGAGTATTTGGCGAAACAGGGGGTAGCCTATGAATACCTGTACGCCAAAGCTGACGATAAAGCGAAGGAAGCTGCCGGGAAGCAAGCGGATGATTTGTTAAAGCAGCAGAAGAGCGGAATGGGCGAGGAGCAGTTTAAAGCTGCTCTGGAATCGCAGAAATTGACGGAAGACGACCTCAAAAATTATATGCTTCGCGTCATGACCGTCATGGAGCACGAGAAGAATCAGGTAAAAGAAGAGGATATCAAGAAGGAATTCGATGCGAACAAGAAGGATTATACCAACATTAGCGTTCGTCATGTCCTGATTGGTTTTAAAGATACCGAAGGCAAGGAGAGACCTGAGGGAGAGGCGCTCAAAATTGCCAAGGAAGTACAGTCCAAGCTGAATAAAGGGGAGGATTTTGCTGCTTTGGCGAAGGAATACTCCCAGGACCCGGGCTCCAAGGACAGCGGGGGTCTGTACGAGAACAAACCCGCAGGCAGCTGGGTGCCTCAATTCAAGGAAAAGGCCTTAACGCTGGAACTGAACAAAATCAGCGATCCGGTAGAAACCGATTACGGCTACCATGTCATGAAAGTGGAGAAGCGTGAGGAAGTGTCTTACGACAAACTGCCTGCCGATCAGAAGGAAGGCATTCGAAATGAGCTGGCTTCGGCGAAGATTGACAACTTCATGCAGAATGAGCTTAACGACCTGATTGAGAGCATGAATCTTCCGAAAAGCGAGAATGCGGACAAGCCTGCCGAGGGCACGGGAGACCAGAAGACAGACGGTACAACCGACAAACCGGCGGAAGGTGATCAAACACCGGATGCAGGCAAGGACGACACAGGTAAATAA
- the spoVT gene encoding stage V sporulation protein T — translation MKATGIVRRIDDLGRVVIPKEIRRTLRIREGDPLEIFVDRDGEVILKKYSPIGELGDFAKEYAESLYESTGHITIISDRDTFIAVAGGSKKEYLDKPIGNLLENCMENRKTVLESNSGTYEISKDNPETLSAFVAAPIIAGGDPIGSVVLLNKDESVNMGEMEVKMSETAAGFLGKQMEQ, via the coding sequence ATGAAAGCTACTGGTATCGTCCGCCGTATTGATGACCTCGGGCGCGTGGTCATTCCAAAAGAAATTAGACGCACACTGCGGATTCGCGAAGGCGACCCGCTGGAAATTTTCGTTGACCGGGATGGAGAAGTCATTCTGAAGAAATATTCACCGATCGGTGAGTTGGGTGATTTTGCGAAGGAATATGCAGAGTCCCTTTATGAGAGCACAGGTCACATCACGATCATATCGGACCGTGATACATTTATCGCCGTAGCAGGCGGCTCCAAGAAGGAGTATTTGGACAAGCCAATCGGCAACCTTCTGGAAAACTGCATGGAAAATCGCAAGACAGTGCTGGAAAGCAACAGCGGTACGTATGAGATCAGCAAAGACAATCCGGAAACTCTGTCCGCATTTGTCGCTGCGCCTATCATTGCTGGTGGAGACCCGATTGGCAGTGTTGTGCTGCTGAACAAGGATGAATCCGTGAACATGGGTGAGATGGAAGTGAAGATGTCTGAAACTGCTGCAGGCTTCCTCGGCAAGCAAATGGAACAGTAA
- the pth gene encoding aminoacyl-tRNA hydrolase gives MKWIVGLGNPGSNYEKTRHNVGFMALDALAERHGMKFNQNKCKSVIAEGMIGGTKTVLIKPMTFMNLSGEAVRAYMDYYKVSLEDMIVVYDDLDTVVGKIRLRYQGSAGGHNGIKSIIQHTGTQSFNRVRMGISRPEPGYAIVDYVLGTFPKKEREQLQSMVEETCDALEFSLDHTFEQTMAKFNKS, from the coding sequence ATGAAATGGATTGTCGGACTGGGCAACCCCGGTTCAAATTATGAGAAGACACGCCATAATGTTGGGTTCATGGCGCTGGATGCTCTGGCAGAGCGACACGGCATGAAGTTTAATCAGAATAAATGCAAATCGGTCATCGCGGAAGGGATGATTGGTGGCACTAAAACGGTCCTGATCAAACCGATGACGTTCATGAATCTTTCAGGCGAGGCCGTGCGTGCTTATATGGATTATTATAAAGTGAGTCTTGAGGACATGATTGTGGTCTATGATGATTTGGATACCGTCGTCGGTAAGATCCGCCTGCGATATCAGGGCAGTGCCGGAGGACATAATGGCATTAAATCCATTATTCAGCATACCGGGACGCAGAGCTTCAACCGCGTCCGAATGGGCATATCGAGGCCTGAGCCAGGTTATGCCATTGTGGATTATGTGCTGGGTACATTTCCGAAGAAAGAACGCGAACAGCTGCAGAGCATGGTTGAGGAGACCTGTGACGCGCTGGAATTCAGTCTGGATCATACCTTTGAGCAGACGATGGCGAAGTTCAACAAGTCCTAG
- a CDS encoding RNA-binding S4 domain-containing protein — protein sequence MRVDKFLKVSRLIKRRTVAKDVSDQGRVLINGREAKPSSTVKLGDEITVQFGQKLVTVRVERLTETTRKDEATSLYTLVKEEPIVKDRGLDW from the coding sequence ATGCGCGTCGATAAATTCCTGAAAGTATCGAGGTTAATCAAGCGGCGTACCGTAGCGAAAGATGTATCGGATCAAGGTCGGGTGCTGATCAATGGCCGCGAGGCCAAGCCGAGCAGCACGGTTAAATTGGGCGACGAGATCACCGTCCAGTTTGGCCAGAAGCTGGTGACCGTCCGGGTCGAGCGTCTTACCGAGACAACCCGTAAAGATGAGGCGACCAGCCTCTACACCTTGGTCAAGGAAGAACCGATCGTTAAAGATCGCGGATTGGACTGGTAA
- a CDS encoding ribose-phosphate diphosphokinase — protein sequence MTYLDSKLKIFTCNSNPKLAHQIADYIGIPMGESHTTSFSDGEIQVKLSESVRGCHVYIVQSTCLPVNDNLMELLVMVDALKRASAKSINVVIPYYGYARQDRKARSRDPITAKLVANLIEKAGAHRVITMDLHAMQIQGFFDIPVDHLLGVPILAQYFRSKQIENPVVVSPDHGGVVRARKLADFLNAPLAIIDKRRPEPNVSEVMNIIGNIEGKTAILIDDIIDTAGTIVLGANALMEGGVKEVYACCTHPVLSGPAHERLENSPLKEVVVTDTIPITNPNPSSKLTVLSVAPLMGEAIIRVHEELSISKLFEIE from the coding sequence ATGACTTATCTTGATTCTAAATTAAAAATATTCACGTGTAATTCCAATCCTAAACTTGCCCATCAAATCGCCGATTATATCGGCATTCCGATGGGGGAATCGCATACAACCAGCTTTAGCGACGGCGAGATTCAAGTAAAGCTCTCCGAGAGCGTGCGGGGCTGCCATGTTTATATTGTGCAGTCCACCTGCTTGCCGGTGAATGATAACCTGATGGAACTGCTGGTTATGGTGGATGCGCTCAAGCGGGCATCCGCGAAGAGCATCAACGTGGTTATTCCGTATTACGGATATGCCCGTCAAGACCGCAAAGCGCGTTCGCGGGATCCGATCACCGCTAAGCTGGTTGCGAATCTGATCGAAAAAGCAGGAGCTCATCGTGTCATTACGATGGACCTGCATGCGATGCAGATTCAGGGATTTTTCGATATTCCGGTGGATCATCTGCTCGGGGTGCCGATTCTTGCCCAATATTTCCGTTCAAAGCAGATCGAGAACCCTGTCGTTGTATCTCCGGATCATGGCGGTGTCGTTCGCGCGAGAAAGCTTGCTGATTTCCTGAATGCACCGCTGGCGATTATCGATAAACGCCGCCCTGAGCCGAATGTCAGTGAAGTCATGAACATTATCGGGAATATCGAAGGCAAGACCGCCATTCTGATTGATGACATTATCGATACCGCCGGTACGATTGTGCTGGGTGCCAATGCGTTGATGGAAGGCGGCGTTAAGGAAGTCTACGCGTGCTGTACACATCCGGTTCTCTCGGGCCCTGCCCATGAGCGCCTGGAAAACTCCCCGCTGAAGGAAGTTGTTGTAACAGACACCATTCCGATCACCAATCCGAACCCGAGCAGCAAGCTGACGGTATTGTCGGTTGCTCCGTTGATGGGTGAAGCCATCATCCGGGTTCATGAGGAACTGTCGATTAGTAAATTGTTTGAAATAGAATAA
- a CDS encoding putative polysaccharide biosynthesis protein codes for MKPDQTGARLLQGAFILSAAALLSKLIGTLQKIPLQNMGGDAVFGIYNTVYPFYMMIITIAAVGFPAAVSKYVAEYEAEGRTEDGHRLLRLSSASLVLFGLILGLLMYVCAPWIGMWIGSSQVVPALRAGALALAFVPWMSVLRGYFQGLHNMVPTAISQITEQVVRVGVMIVLLLYMIRAGADSDMIAAGALLGSAAGGAAGLVVMGIYWRKHLRGTRSKAQGKVVYGIRAAGMNETRMRADVSREGAGVLLGRLLAYGIPVCLSLLAVPLIGLVDTFTVPRLLTSGGLGEAMAMAEFGVYNRGLPLVQLVTMLATSLSVLFIPALAEAKFKGESSRVASQTRMALRWFWLIGMTASVGLAVLAEPINVMLYEDAAGTVTMQVIAFTAAGGTLSTITAALLQGIGIVKAPAVHLLAAAGLKLLLNLLLVPQFGITGAAIAGVAAHLTAAALNLALLSRSAGARLDAGGMLARTLPVLAAVALAAWAAGEAAGGILAAAGFAPGRLTHAAAGLSGVAAGCGAFLIGAALTKLLTEEELRMLPKVGRPLAAFLRALRMLR; via the coding sequence ATGAAACCAGATCAAACAGGGGCAAGGCTTCTACAGGGAGCGTTTATTCTCAGTGCGGCCGCGCTTTTGTCCAAATTGATTGGCACACTGCAAAAAATACCGCTGCAAAATATGGGCGGGGATGCCGTCTTTGGCATCTACAATACGGTTTATCCGTTCTATATGATGATCATTACGATAGCGGCCGTCGGTTTCCCCGCAGCGGTCTCCAAATATGTGGCAGAATATGAGGCTGAAGGGCGCACAGAGGACGGTCATCGCCTGCTCCGCCTGTCATCCGCCTCGTTGGTGCTGTTCGGTCTGATTCTCGGCTTGCTGATGTATGTCTGCGCTCCGTGGATCGGGATGTGGATCGGAAGCAGTCAGGTTGTACCCGCCCTCCGCGCAGGCGCGTTGGCGCTGGCATTCGTGCCTTGGATGTCGGTCCTCCGCGGTTATTTTCAAGGGCTGCACAATATGGTGCCGACGGCGATTTCCCAGATTACGGAGCAAGTTGTCCGTGTCGGGGTTATGATTGTGCTGCTCCTTTACATGATACGGGCCGGCGCCGATTCCGACATGATTGCCGCCGGGGCCCTGCTAGGATCTGCTGCCGGTGGTGCTGCCGGTCTGGTGGTGATGGGAATCTACTGGCGCAAGCATCTCCGGGGAACTCGGAGTAAAGCACAAGGAAAAGTTGTCTACGGAATCAGAGCAGCGGGTATGAACGAAACGAGGATGCGTGCCGATGTATCTAGAGAGGGAGCAGGTGTTCTGCTTGGACGCCTGCTTGCTTATGGAATTCCGGTCTGTCTTAGTCTGCTCGCGGTTCCGCTGATTGGACTGGTGGATACCTTCACGGTGCCCCGGTTATTGACATCCGGCGGACTGGGCGAAGCAATGGCTATGGCAGAGTTTGGGGTCTATAACCGCGGACTGCCGCTTGTCCAGCTGGTTACGATGCTGGCTACTTCGTTGTCGGTTCTGTTTATCCCTGCCCTGGCAGAGGCCAAGTTCAAGGGAGAGTCCAGCCGGGTTGCAAGCCAAACCCGCATGGCCCTCCGCTGGTTTTGGCTGATCGGGATGACGGCTTCCGTAGGCTTGGCAGTGCTGGCTGAGCCGATTAACGTTATGCTGTACGAGGATGCCGCAGGAACGGTGACGATGCAGGTGATTGCCTTTACAGCCGCCGGGGGTACGCTGAGCACGATTACAGCCGCGCTGCTTCAAGGCATCGGCATTGTAAAGGCCCCGGCGGTTCATCTGCTGGCTGCGGCAGGGCTCAAGCTGCTGCTCAACCTGCTGCTGGTGCCGCAGTTTGGCATTACCGGCGCAGCTATCGCCGGCGTGGCCGCGCATCTGACCGCCGCCGCGCTCAACCTCGCGCTGCTCTCGCGAAGCGCCGGCGCCCGCCTTGACGCCGGCGGCATGCTTGCGAGGACGCTGCCGGTCCTCGCCGCGGTGGCGCTGGCCGCCTGGGCCGCAGGTGAGGCAGCTGGCGGCATTCTGGCGGCGGCCGGCTTCGCCCCAGGTCGCCTCACCCACGCGGCAGCGGGCCTGAGCGGCGTCGCGGCCGGATGCGGCGCCTTCCTTATCGGCGCCGCGCTCACGAAGCTCCTCACCGAGGAGGAGCTTCGGATGCTGCCGAAGGTCGGAAGACCACTGGCAGCCTTCTTGCGGGCCCTGCGTATGCTGCGCTGA
- the mazG gene encoding nucleoside triphosphate pyrophosphohydrolase gives MSASITVVGLGSGNPDRLTIGIIKTMQRASKVYVRTLSHPVIAALNEFQIEPESFDHVYEAYDTFPEVYESIASALINLAKAAEEDREIVYAVPGHPMVAEATVRLLRERCPGEHVTLTVLGGESFLDEAFVRLGFDPIEGFQLLDAAELRASVIQPQLHTLIGQVYDMFTASEVKLALMELYPDDYPVIVGHALGVEGEEAIQQVPLFELDRIDGYGNLSLIYVPRSDDSTLRQRTFARLHEIVGILRSPEGCPWDREQTHESIRKNLIEETYEVLETIDEDDPEHMQEELGDLLLQIMLHSQMEEELGTFTVYDVIQALNDKLIFRHPHVFGESSAKDAQSALQNWEQMKAEEKRRKGLSPEKASALDGIPRDLPALMKAYKLQKKASKVGFDWDNIEGVFQKIEEELGELRQAVTEGQSDEDTALELGDLLFAVSNAARFIGADPEEALSRTNRKFVSRFSYIEEKLAAQGKTLQESTLDEMEALWQAAKSGSAQNGGIDV, from the coding sequence ATGAGTGCATCCATTACGGTGGTCGGCTTGGGTTCTGGCAATCCGGATCGATTGACGATAGGTATCATAAAAACCATGCAGCGGGCATCGAAGGTGTATGTGCGTACATTATCTCATCCCGTCATTGCTGCGTTGAATGAATTCCAGATTGAACCGGAATCGTTTGACCATGTGTATGAAGCGTATGACACCTTTCCCGAGGTGTACGAATCCATTGCATCCGCGCTAATCAACTTGGCCAAAGCTGCTGAGGAGGATCGCGAGATTGTCTACGCGGTGCCCGGGCATCCCATGGTAGCGGAGGCAACGGTTCGGTTATTACGGGAACGCTGCCCGGGAGAGCATGTGACGCTTACGGTGCTCGGCGGTGAGAGTTTTCTGGACGAGGCCTTCGTTCGCCTTGGTTTCGATCCCATTGAGGGCTTCCAGCTTCTCGATGCGGCTGAGCTTCGGGCAAGCGTCATCCAGCCGCAGCTGCATACCCTGATCGGCCAGGTGTATGACATGTTTACGGCTTCGGAAGTTAAACTGGCGCTGATGGAGCTGTATCCGGACGATTATCCAGTCATTGTCGGCCATGCGCTGGGCGTTGAGGGCGAAGAAGCGATACAGCAAGTACCGCTCTTTGAACTCGATCGCATCGACGGCTACGGGAATTTGTCGCTGATCTACGTACCCCGAAGCGATGACAGCACGTTAAGGCAGCGAACGTTTGCCCGGCTCCATGAGATCGTTGGCATTCTCCGCAGTCCTGAAGGCTGTCCGTGGGACCGCGAGCAGACCCACGAATCCATCCGCAAAAATCTCATCGAAGAAACCTATGAGGTATTGGAGACGATTGATGAGGATGATCCTGAGCATATGCAGGAAGAACTTGGGGATCTGCTGCTGCAGATTATGCTGCATTCCCAGATGGAAGAGGAGCTCGGTACCTTTACGGTGTATGATGTCATTCAAGCGCTGAATGACAAGCTGATCTTCCGCCACCCGCATGTCTTTGGCGAGAGCAGCGCCAAAGACGCGCAATCTGCCCTGCAGAACTGGGAGCAGATGAAAGCGGAAGAGAAGCGTCGCAAGGGGCTCTCACCTGAGAAAGCCTCGGCGCTGGATGGCATCCCGCGGGATCTTCCCGCCTTGATGAAGGCGTACAAGCTCCAGAAGAAGGCATCCAAGGTTGGTTTCGATTGGGATAATATCGAAGGTGTGTTCCAGAAGATTGAAGAGGAACTCGGTGAACTGAGGCAGGCGGTGACCGAGGGCCAGTCTGATGAGGACACAGCACTAGAGCTCGGCGATCTGCTGTTCGCGGTCTCCAATGCGGCAAGATTTATCGGTGCGGATCCGGAAGAGGCGCTCTCGAGAACGAACCGAAAGTTTGTCAGTCGCTTCAGCTACATAGAGGAGAAGCTTGCCGCCCAGGGGAAAACCTTGCAGGAAAGTACTCTGGACGAGATGGAAGCCCTATGGCAGGCCGCTAAATCGGGATCGGCACAAAACGGCGGTATCGACGTGTGA
- a CDS encoding HU family DNA-binding protein, with the protein MNKTDLINNISGKSGLTKKDVENVLNGFLGEITEALANGDKVQLIGFGTFETRKRAGRTGRNPQTGNTIEIPESNVPAFKAGNKLKEAVK; encoded by the coding sequence ATGAACAAAACAGATCTGATCAACAACATTTCCGGTAAAAGCGGTTTGACAAAAAAAGACGTAGAGAACGTCCTGAACGGCTTCCTTGGTGAAATCACTGAAGCTTTGGCTAATGGCGATAAAGTTCAATTGATCGGCTTTGGTACATTCGAAACTCGCAAGCGCGCTGGACGTACTGGCCGCAACCCGCAAACGGGTAACACGATCGAAATTCCAGAATCCAACGTTCCTGCGTTCAAGGCAGGTAACAAGCTTAAAGAAGCCGTAAAATAA